TATTTGCAGGCAAATGTTTCTACGAGGGTCATTTTATGTTCTACTCCATGGTGATGTGTTAATGCAATACAAGCAAATCTCAGTTTGTGCCATTTGCATGACCTCATTGTTTTCATCAATTATTGATATTTGTTGCCTAGGCAACGAAAGAACGCGTGATAATCCTTTTTGGACTACTGACGTAGGTCCGTAAGAAGAGGGTGATTTTTCTAAATTTGTATGATATGGCAAGTTTGTTATTTATTCCATTTTGTATTCATCATATTTTCCATACATAACAATGAATTGAATTTCTTAGGTTGATATTGGTGAGTTAACGTACACAGTGTATATACGGTCTTTTTCGAAAATGTCGTGGAAAAACATTAACTTcatttatcaagataaaaaatcatGATAAAAAAATCTAGACAAATGCCAAACTTTTTCGTACAAAAATATTTACTGCTAGAAAGAGGTAATAAACTGTAATTATTATTGATGTGTGCACAGTTTGAATGTTATCAATCAGCGACTATTTTGGATCAAAGCATTCCCGATAGGTTAAGAAGTATTTTCAGAGTCTGATAATTTCTGTTGACAGGAGATGGGATCGATTAGAGACACGTTGCCAATATCTTACTATTCCTTGACATGATTGGTATTATTTTTCTTCATGTTTCATGATGCCAAAACATGTAAAGCATCATAATGCAACTCTAGAgaatttgttttgaacattaaGCATTTTCTAGGAAAGAACACTTCAGgttacaattttgatattttatcaaacgtaaacttcCATACTAAGAATTTATCATTTGTTGACATTCTAAATATTGTTATCCTCGGAACAGAGGAagataaaattgtaattttcGTTTGACTGCTGCTATAATATATACTGATTAAAACGATTTGGATTATACACAGATGTAAATTTTGTGTTGTATTTCACTTTTTGCTAAATCTGTTAATACGAACAACGCAGTTAGAGCATTATAATAACAGCCAGGCACACTGACAGGTAATTGCAAAATAAGCAAATCACCTTTGAAGatacttaaattttaaagataattagAAATGTTTTCGAAACTGAATTAAGTGCGATCGAAATTGCATTTCCGGTAGTCTGCTTAATTGCTCGGATGCttatttcattaaggtaattAACGTTCTTTGAAGGAGCATGCTGTTACAATGTTGAAGTTTAGAAACGCTACAGAAAAAGTAATTGTTATTAGTTTAAACCAAGATTTATTTAATGAGTAAAATATATGGTTAATACATGTAACTgataatgtaatataatatacCGAATAAGCTGATACATAACCAAGCAAACTTTCAAACCAAAATCAATGTGTATTTAGGCTTTATATAGATAAGTAACAGGGATATATATTAATAGGCAGTGAGTAATGTACATCTTACGATTAGAATTAAACTAATCATTTCAAAACTGTTCACTTTGTATCTTCGGAAACCAAATAGCACACCTACATAGTACATCGCTAGTAACAGTGTATTCCATATGATATTGCTTGCACGTTGGTTCTGCTTAATgctttttatatgaaattcaaATGACTTTTATTTGTCGCATTTCCTTTAATTAATATTATGTCATTGCTACAgtagttatataaaatatatcttgcATTAAGAGACCTCTTACTGGAAGGGAAATATGTGGTTACCTGAAACtaatggtctcttaatacaacataattatatctttaacatcacaaaagaaacattactgaaggtcggtggttccaaccaggtgcccgcccgtgatgaaataatgcacagaggagcACCTGGGATCTTCATCGACCATTAAATGCTGGAAAattgctatatgacctataagaCCTATTTTTGTGTGactttaaaccaaataaaaatgaacaCTGAAAAAGGTGATCTCTTAATACAAGCGGTTCTTAAAAAGGCATGGCCTCCgaagcaagtttgactgtatatcgatattaaaacatttttatttctcaaGAATATGTAAGAAAATACGAGAAAAGTTCtatcaaaatatttgtcatttgaaatatattgcaAATTGGCAGTCAATAAGTAACACCCGGGAATTTTGtatttatctctgccaaattccTACAGATTTCAATGAAAAGTGTTTAATGGTTAATTAACTTAAATATATCTAACTATTAAACAATTTTCATACACCGTCATGCAACACAATAAAAGAAGAAAGTGTAGCGTGTTATAGGGTTAACACTAatcatgcggtgtgtctcaaagcAGTTGGATCatactttattttgataaaacgGTTTATGACTACCAAATACAGTTCGAAAATTGCCATGACCTAAAATATTAAGGTGTTTGTAAACAATATCCACTATCAGATTCGGAATTAACAAATCTTAAAAACGATATCAAAATTTTGAATACATATGTTCCAAAGTTCCAATGCGGTCGAATTGTCTAAGATGTTGGTTTATAGTATCTTTTAAGAGTAGAAAATTTTAGAGAGTAGTGGTTCAGTCCTTGATGTGGGTCAATGTGGtttaggtcaatgtcacagtaacAGGAATTTTAGAGGCTGTCGATACGTTTTCCGATAATTTTTTCCCACCTAAATTAGCtcttttttaaagctttttcagCTTGACTATACGAAATATAATTATGAAGAGCTATCCTACGCACTCTTGCATATGCAAAAGCGTCGACGTCCGCGTTTAAAGTctagtttaagttttgatgcactctcacttctttatctctgttattacctgATGGACTTGGAACTCAAAATTGTAAGGAATAATGTACCCTTTAAACATAGAATTCTGGATAAAGTTTCACTGTTAAACATACTTAAACTTAAAACCGTTATTCCACACCATCACCTTAATTATATAATACAAATTCCATAaatctggtaccaatatttcaagaATCATGACCCCTTTTTACTTTGAGTTGAAAgctttgatgcattttcattctatctctgttataacCAAGCGCATTTGAGTCGTCAAAAAAATAATCACCCACATCACATAACTGTAAAATCTGATCCAACTATAAATCATGAAATCCAACAATCATTCCGTTGCATCATCTCATTCCTTTTAATCATTCATTTGTTGAATACATCTTTCCATATGCTACTTTACAACACTCATTGGATGAGGGATCAACGAATTTATTTAATTACTGTTTTGGGCAGGACTGGTGACAGATGACAGCGGATGACCGTAGTTCTGGGATTGTTGAATGTTTTCACGTGGCTAATAAAAGGATCAGATATACATATCTTATGctcttttttattgattttgaccAAGCATTTGTTGCAATTTGATTTTTGTTAAGGTTGTTATAGAGTCATAATGTTTCTGAGTATGGAAGTCAGACCCGATAATCTGTTGTTTTTGAACACCTTGTTAGTTGGGTTATTCAGAGAAACATTTTTAATGTACATTACATGGTTTGAACTAAATATCAGTGCTGCAGATGGTGTCTGGCTTTACCTTTAGGATGATCTGATGAAGGTTTATGATTTTGTTCCGACTTTGTCTTCGGTTAATATATATGAGTGAGCTTTTCATTACTCTTTGCGATTCTGTAATTTCTATATTTGTGCTTTTGGAGAAGAGGCTTTTTACCAGGCTGAAGATTTTGAGGTATTATGTGACGACACAGGCTTTAATTTATTGGCGTTCGATTCAaggaaatatgataaatatgTGTCACTTGGGGAATCATGCGATTCGAGAACTGAAGACTGCAGTATTGACAAAGCCGATGGATTGGTTATATTATCTCCTATAAACCGACTGTTACAGTCGTTATGGAACTATTGGACAAAATCTTCACACAAGATTCCTGCTTGGTCCATGCTGAACTTAAATTGCATTTTCTACAGGGATACTGCAAGGATGTGGTATTTCATTCATGATTTATTCGTAATTCATGTAATGACATGACGGTATCCGGTCCACatataagcaagttctatataacaatgcttttaaaatatatcaagtaTTGATGCTTTGTAAGCTCATTTAATTTTGTGTCATTTGAAAGTGTATCGTCTACTGAAAAGGAATATGaattacatgacaaaattatggtgtagaatttttgtttaactttataGTTGTccatgatacttcaacagaaatccagttattacagtgtaaggtTCCtcattttgcagtcaaaaacATGATTGTATTGCCTTGTGCATAtaattatggtcatcttatttacacATTCTTTATCAGCAGGAACAACTCTTTTAGATATAAATACCAAAATATATTGGGTCACCAGGTatcgaaatgttatctatttgcGGATCGGATACCTTACGGAGAACCtcattttgaaacaaagaatTACCAAGTCCATGTGCGAAAAAAAAGAACATGATAGCGGATTGTTTGCACGTTATTTGCATACATTGATTTGAAGTATTGAATAAGttgaatataaaacatatagCACAAGGTTTCAATTTGGTCTAAGTGAATATTGCCATTTTCACCTTAAAGTCTCAGGCATTTTATCTTTTACAATAgaacaaagaaaatgtttaaagctgtttattttgtattaatattATATTGTGTATTCTTCCTTTACGCTAGCTGTTAAGCTTGCAACTTGTATCTTTTTCGCCTGGGACATTCTAAAAAATCGATTGTACTACTTAAAACATCGTCATCCGACTATGACATTCCGGACATATCAAGTATTGCTTTAATCTTaactttttactgtaaaatcattactaTTCGTTGCGactaattttcgtgaatttcgCAACCGGGTCAATTCAAGACAAGAAACATGGGAATTTTAACTGAGTTACGTGCGGaaaccgtttttttttcttgtttcagtaACAGTTTACATGACCCGAGACACCCCGGAATATATTCCCAACCACTGCCTTTGATAAAGGCTACGTGCACAACAAGTTTGCTGACAATAGGTGTATCCAAACGAATGATACTGAGCTGGAATTTCCTAAACCAATGGGCCACGTAGGAAATTTCTAAGTATGCAGATAAATTAAGTTATGCTGACCTTGAACGTGATCCAACTGCTCCCTTAATCCcatcattgtttttctttaagCTACCTATGTATCAGTTTTAATATATCAATCCAAACTAGAGTTATTCagatttttctctatttttagtgACAATAACATTGATCTTGACCCATGTGACTTCGTATGCAATTCCATACTTCATCTTTATGCAAACTAGCCAAAAtcaggtttcattaaaatctgtcaTACCTAATTCAAGTTATTAAGCGGAAACAAAAGTGCCGCCCGCTCACCCGCCCTACGATATTCGCCAAGCTAATAGTCATATTTTTTGTTGTAAACCTGGTTAAAATCAATctgaacaaaaaagtaaaattccaACTTATTTAAGATTCAAAGGAAAGCATCCGCAAATGACTGAAATAGCTATTTTGGTCAAAACAACGAAATTGAATGGATCACTTTATGGTTAGGTCGCAGGTTCCGTGTCCGGTTGAGGTCTTTCTTTTCGCAAATACCTTTTGTCCACTGATTTTATCACTTTTGTTATGAAGATTTGGCTATAGGTATAAAAGCTTTGCGAGCACCTTACAGTTTTGTGTCtagttagaaaaatatttattttcaaatgtcaaaacatatattttgatGTTCAGGGATCGTATTTTTGAGTGTGTATGGGAATTTATAGAAAATTTAACACCGACAATCAGACATAATTGCGTTTTATTCGCATgatgttttataataaatttcaCATAGAAACTGGACCAACAGCGTTTCTTGCAATCCATTTCCTGTATGTAGAAACGCGGACAAACACGTTGGGAAAGCCACGCTTAGCTCCACATGGATTTTTGCCGAAAACAGTAATACCAAGTAATCTAAAATTTCCGTCGTTGTCATAGCAACCCATAGGTCCACCGCTATCACcctaaaatattgaaagaagCATAATGTGTATGCATTGCAAATAAAGTTTATTTAGTAACAGCCTttggttaaaaaatattttgatgcgtttgtttctttgatatatttttggtTAACGTATACATACTTGTAGTATTTAACCCTTAAATACAGTGCTGTTTATACTCAAAACATACATAGTCTGTGTTTACATAAATACTCTTCAATTACAATTCGTATTCAATAATATGAGATATCTGCATTACAAATCTTAATATTTAAACAGGTTTTGCATTATATGTAATTTCACACTGTTGATACAGCTTTTGGAATATAACAACAGAATATTGGTGCTGAAAAAGTCGAACGAAAAAGTGCTGCTATTATGTAACACTTTTTATTTGTTCGTTATAAGTACTTTTGTTAATAAAACGATTCTTAACCACGCTTTGGTGTGTAATGTAATATCTAATGTGAATGAATGACAACTGATTTATCATGCTCCATCTAATTCAAAGCAATTTTTGTtggacatgattttttttatttttatttcaataggtTTTAAAAATACGGCTAATACACATACCTGCATCAGGCATGGGtttctaaatatagtaacaatATGTTTGACATTAAACCTTATACATATAGCATATCTTTTGCCAAGTATGTAATGTTAGAAAAATTTACtctatattttttcaattacttACATTACATCCACTTGAATAATCACTTAATACAGTACAGATATGGAGCTCTCTGTATATCCTGTAATACTCGTGTCCCCGAGATAGGTATCTGCAGaggtttgtcttgatgacctttgtGCTAACTCCTTGTAAGACTTTTGGTAGTTTATAACCACCGTTGTCTGTATGAATAGAATAAAAACACACTGATATCAAAACGTACACAACTAGCATGTAAATAATTCAATTAAATAtcatgcccaaatttcatattttaagtaAGTAACATTCCAttgatttcaaaaatttatacCTTTAATATTCGATTTCAACAAGTGTTATATTCAATTTTATAATGGATGCTAgtacatcattgaaggttccatgtgcaccgccgtatgaacacttctgcggatgtctctaaattgtttttgtacttgtaacatgaatggatgttgagttctgctaaacccgGGACTAGGGGTcatggacggtagcatccatgtccactaccgtccatgaacaggctcaatcaaaccgagcctgcaacattttcgtttttgtcgtgttgagcgagctgtggagtttccaccttttctattttaacaaaacttattTTAAGGACGTTAAATTGAAAGTGTATATTATTTTCCTCGGTTTTGCCATATGTCAAAAAAGTCCCCGGATGTAAACAATCAACACAGGCAACCACCAGCAGCGGTTCCGAGATTTCGGTAAGACAATTTGACCGTAACTTATATCTTTTGATTTTGACTGTTATCCACATAATTATGCTCGTTTCTGTCTCGGTTTCTTACGACCCGACATTGACATTATTTTTATCCGAAAAAAGATGTCTGCGCATGCATTAAAGATAACTGTGCTGTCTTTATAATTGACGGCAGTTAGTGGTTTCTTGGTATTTCcgaaatctttgaaagtatgcCGATTTCAACAATTTTCACCAATTTGatactgaaaataaaatcatttcaccacgtacaagtagaacacttttttttctgtaaaatataaacaattactatACAGTATCtatataaacatagaataaacatGTTCGTCAGTATTGTTTGTTAGATTTAAGATGCTTCACACCGATAATTGTATGTTAACATGAGAGGAATATGTAATTCCACTGAAAACAGCAAGGGGTTCTTCAGATATTGTAATACGTCAGGgtacagtgacctactttctcaatGGGGCTGTAAGCTTAACTGTAATTTTGTCATAAAGTTACAGGCCATTTTAAGTAAATCTTTATCTAGTTTGATCTTAGCCCAGCCTCACttactttatacatttatataaatgttagtTCTTGTTAAATTAATGGAAACAGGTGATTTCCTAGTTTTGCAGTTGTACTTGCAATGAATTGTGGGTAGTTGCTTAGCAACTTCTacctagatattttttttaattgttgtgaatAGAAACGTCATTTAGCTTTAGAGCGCATATGCTTACAAGAAACTCCATTACAGGGAATGGAAATTTgatgttataattatttagaCCATTCTTTTTGTCTTTCGTTTCATACTAATATTTATGATGAACCTGtatgttttaatagaaatattggcTTTTGTTTCCTAACGGTTTGTAGTACACAGCTTCCACGTTTTGTTTAGAGTTTGGGTCCACATTCATTTGTCTGGAGTTCACATATCCCCACATTTTTAATGTGCGCTTCTACACTTATATTTGCGAAGTCTGGGAGGTATAAGTACAGCAACGCATCTTTGCCTGTTTTCAGGGTTGATAATCTTAAATCTCTGGCATTGAGCTGCTGCTCTACTGATCTTAAGAATTCTaaagaattatttaaaagaaacttgaACAAATTCTATACAAATATTGTCTCACTAGAAGTATAGAAATGTCATTGAAAGTTTACGTCGGCCATAACGTAACAATATGATATTTAATGCCATTTCAGCCCTACATACACATTTGGTTTAtatatttagataaataatatcaacatttattcagatttaaatcaatatttgatgatattttaatataataggAGAATAGTATATTGTTAAGTCTGCTATGACATTTGCTAGGTTAGCTTTAGTACTACTTTATTTCCAGTCATTTGCAGAAAACATATGTACCGGTATGGCTTCATAATCTTTGGGTTAAGGTTTGTATACGCTTGCTCAAGAGTTGCTTTTTACCAAACACTAAATACCATGATAgaactttatttatttcattttttactcGTTATAATCCCTTGAAAACTGCTATTCTCTACAACTAATTAATTTGCGCACAAATTACGTTTCATTTGTTGTTTGAAGTTGTTCGTTTGATGCGACATGCTCGCTTTCAAAGCAATTTGGAAGATATGCTTTTGGATgactaattttaaaaattgtgtaaatCGTCACATAACTATCAGAGGACTTGGCACTGATGGAAACTTTAATAATATTCTTTAACTTTGCTGGAGTGTTCTTGATGTTATCTCTACCATAATGATAACACCGTTACGATTCTTACAATATTTGGCAACCATTTGCAGGACatattttctctatatgtatatttTCTTGTCTGAACCCACTGTTTCCTATCAACCGTTTCTTGAGTTGGTAACTTAAAATGTTAATGCTGCGGTTTCCTATTTCCAGTAAAGCTTAAATATGGTTGTTATTACTTAAAATAAATGGATACAAACTTTTCATCGCCAATCCCCATCCTGACATGTAACATTGCTTGTTTGTCAGCGCATCCTTGTCAAATTCTCTGTCTGCAGTATAAAAACAAGGCTAATTATCTTCTAATAAAGACATATATCAGACATGTAAAAgaatatgtcagaataatttgtgtaATTGATATATTTGTGACGTAATAAGCAAGGCTTAGCATATATAGTGTTTGTCTCGTTTTTCATTGTGTCATTACTATAATTATAGTTGCactgctgtaaataataggatttgggtcatttatggacggTTTGGGTTAATTAtggtgatagctggatcccagtaTCGCACATTATGttgtatacaatagttaaagggaaccaacaTTTTGTTAAACCAAGTACTTGCTGTGAAATACTATGTACAGATTTGGACCAATTAgatacaagttctataaatagcaacaATAAAAactcacgtctgctaaggtataaataggtagataggtgacagagagatcattcgtTATCCAGCAATAGAAGAAAACACGTTATTACAACTACACTCTCAAGGCGGATAAATTATTacaaagaagacgtttgaagttcatagactaaagaagaggtacagaatttcaacaaggcttcgagctatagggccagcgcatatgAGTTtaaccttaagggtagttgaatgctatagacgatagcaaatataggctgcgCATCGAAAgttgagacagagacccagagtttggtaatctacggAGACAGttggagagttccagcttatagacgtgTTATTGTGTCATATATATATAGCGTTATTgacgaagtacagccaaggcatcggggttatacctatatggtagttgaatgccaTAAGTGATAGCATACAGACGCTgaacatccaggagtcagggcaatcttattgCGTCACAGCTTCCAGAAAGAGGACATAGGGTgagctgagcatctatgcgataggactcgtacgttgttgttcaaagacattgtctgatggGAACTTGAACAAAAAGACCTGTCAAGTATAGTACTTCCACCCTATAGGAGCTTGAGCTGCTAAATATTAATTGAAGATTGGTAGTTTGAAATATATAGTGATTTGCCTGAAATTATTTAGTTcctaattgaaatcatttacgaatcattggtacacgaatcatatAAGAGGAAAATTCtgtatacgagatatttggtctcaccagctatacgttttaacacaggacattctacatcgtttgtcagctagtctaagataTAATCACCTtggcgattggacccatttcattgttcaagatactaaaggcgtaggtaCTTCCATGGGTCATATAACTAGTATCCTAACAGAATAAGTTTAAATTACTGGTACATTTTCAATCCAGAAAGAATGATActtttgacattttgttaaaCAGAAGCTTACCCGAGAGGCGTACAGGCTGTACTGCAGACGATAGTTCCAATGGCGATTTGAGATGAAACAGGGCGATATCATTTGCCGACTCATAAGTGTCAGATACTACATACCCTTTCTGGAAAAATAAAGCAGTTACGCGCATGTTTATGGAATCATACTAAAGAGGAATGtagattattttaaagaaataaatctaAAGCTTATTCTTTctcattttcttaattaattaCTAAcgaacatttcattttgttttcgcGCATGCGCCAACACGCAGAAAAGAACTCCTCGTTATTGGCGCGCACGCTAACGCTAAATTGTATGTTGGctgatttttgacattttattttaacaagatGGACCGCGCACCGAAACGACACCCCAAACTTTCAATATTTCACTATAGCGCGTTGGCGCAAACATAAGCACACAATAAACTTTGCTATATAAAATGTGCACGCCAACGCAACAAAAGGAAATGTCCAAATTCAACGAGTATACAGTTTGACTACTTTAACTACCGTAACTCTATTGTTATGAAAACAAAGACTACAAGTCAAATTAATACCAAAAACTCAAAACCCTCACTTGTCCGGCTAAAATTAGACTTTGTCTTCTATGAACTACAAACATTGCACGtgtaaaaaaatgacaaaaactttTCAGAATGTTTGATTTTACATCCTAAATTAAaaacaccgatggatgctccccgaaattacTGTAGTTAAAGGGCTTTTCAGTCATGGAGGTTGTGTTAAGGAGAAAAGTGGACAGCAAAAGTTGTGGTTCGTTACCACTGTACTCCCTCTCACtttgaatatatgaatatattatcTATGAATCTGttaagtatgaagtcaataccttattTAGTTTTTTAGCTATACACCCAAACAATGTTTTcaaaaaggagataattcaaaaatgggatcacttagagttatggttctttgttACTGCATTTTCTCTTACTGACCTCTAttaatatgtaaagtatgaagttAATACCCTACATAGTATTAAAGTTGTACCCCGGACAAGGTTTTCCCTGCATTGTATA
This window of the Mercenaria mercenaria strain notata chromosome 5, MADL_Memer_1, whole genome shotgun sequence genome carries:
- the LOC123558777 gene encoding chymotrypsin-1-like isoform X1, with the translated sequence MKTSFLFGVVLVIVFGCGSCTQQFSRIVDRIVNGEKAEKNEYPWQVRIMRKGYMRCSGVVLNERTILTAAHCYGFDKESFYQILVGTHTTRRPLQTAQKRRVEKVIVHKGYVVSDTYESANDIALFHLKSPLELSSAVQPVRLSDREFDKDALTNKQCYMSGWGLAMKNNGGYKLPKVLQGVSTKVIKTNLCRYLSRGHEYYRIYRELHICTVLSDYSSGCNGDSGGPMGCYDNDGNFRLLGITVFGKNPCGAKRGFPNVFVRVSTYRKWIARNAVGPVSM
- the LOC123558777 gene encoding chymotrypsin-1-like isoform X3 — its product is MRKGYMRCSGVVLNERTILTAAHCYGFDKESFYQILVGTHTTRRPLQTAQKRRVEKVIVHKGYVVSDTYESANDIALFHLKSPLELSSAVQPVRLSDREFDKDALTNKQCYMSGWGLAMKNNGGYKLPKVLQGVSTKVIKTNLCRYLSRGHEYYRIYRELHICTVLSDYSSGCNGDSGGPMGCYDNDGNFRLLGITVFGKNPCGAKRGFPNVFVRVSTYRKWIARNAVGPVSM
- the LOC123558777 gene encoding chymotrypsin-1-like isoform X2: MLVSCKVIVFGCGSCTQQFSRIVDRIVNGEKAEKNEYPWQVRIMRKGYMRCSGVVLNERTILTAAHCYGFDKESFYQILVGTHTTRRPLQTAQKRRVEKVIVHKGYVVSDTYESANDIALFHLKSPLELSSAVQPVRLSDREFDKDALTNKQCYMSGWGLAMKNNGGYKLPKVLQGVSTKVIKTNLCRYLSRGHEYYRIYRELHICTVLSDYSSGCNGDSGGPMGCYDNDGNFRLLGITVFGKNPCGAKRGFPNVFVRVSTYRKWIARNAVGPVSM